Genomic DNA from Brassica rapa cultivar Chiifu-401-42 chromosome A04, CAAS_Brap_v3.01, whole genome shotgun sequence:
AAACAAACTTGATCCTTTTGAAACTGCTGCTTAGCTCTTGGAAGGCAGGAAACGTCTGGCTACAAACTCCACACCTACTCaacaaaaacatttatcattgaggcatttcatcgaacagtTTGTAAGCATTATGAAACAGAGACCAAGTCAATACCACGAAGCACCGTAGTTAATAACAGCCTgcaaattacaaaacaagaagatTAAGTTAGATTACGAAGAGTCAAGCGTGGGTCTCAAACCTGTATAAAATGTAATAGTTGTAGCCTGTAATGATTaccggaagttttgaagatttgATGTCGTCCAGAATTGTTATGAGACTTTGGTCGCTTGTTGCGGTTTCCATATTGACGTTACGATTTGCTTCCTCCGGTTCTTGCtttct
This window encodes:
- the LOC103863435 gene encoding thioredoxin-like 3-3, which gives rise to MRKQEPEEANRNVNMETATSDQSLITILDDIKSSKLPAVINYGASWCGVCSQTFPAFQELSSSFKRIKFVYADIDECPETTLHIRYTPTFQFYRDGEKVDEMFGAGEERLHDRLWLLS